In Mucilaginibacter celer, one DNA window encodes the following:
- a CDS encoding discoidin domain-containing protein, which yields MICAFACTKVSAQEAVYLNSSNPQTSWKVKAQAEVGADSVNIYKPRYNDANWVKGVVPGTVFNAYVVAGLEKDPNFGDNIYKVDKAKYDRNFWYRTEFNIPANFNKEKIWLNFKGINKKAEIYLNGKLLGMLDGFMQRGNYDVTALVSRNTPNVLAVLVYCPHNPLVNYESPTYIPSASWDWMPYVPGLNSGITDKVYMTNTGSITLKDPWIRTDLPTNARADVSIEVGVKNSTSKFQTGMLTGVIQPGNIEFSQKVFVGGNSTAEVKLDKKRFEALAISSPKLWWPNGYGEPNLYTCKLSLKIGDEVSDSQTIKFGIKKYSYDTVGNVLHLSVNGTRIFLKGGNWGMAEYMLRCRGNEYDTKLKLHREMNFNIVRNWIGSTTDDEFYEACDKYGMMVWDDFWLNSIPNLPNDVNNFNVNAIEKIKRFRNHPSIAIWCGDNEGTPMAPLNGWLAEDIRNYDGGDRYYQPNSHAGNLTGSGPWTNFDPRWYFSRYPNGFGGSPGWGLRSEIGTAVFTNYDSFKKFMPKDKMWPRNEMWNLHFFGPSAGNAGPDRYDDGINKRYGTATGIQDYCRKAQLLNIETNKAMYEGWEDNMWEDASGIMTWMSQSAYPSLVWQTYDYYYDLTGAYWGAKKASEPLHIQWNPVNNSVKVINTTGLNVNDLIADVQVYNTDGKPVADYHQSKPIDAIANAAVNCFTIKFKEEHTNLALNKPTVASSFENMEAALATDGNSGSRWASRQNDNEWIYVDLGSVQTVNGVKLKWEEAFGKAFKIQVSNDAKQWRDVYDTEDGHTGVQQITFDETKARYVKMQGVRRGSGWGYSLWDFEVYGGEPKSNGLSDVHFIKLKLTDKTGKLISDNFYWRGNKRTDFTALNKLPKVDLKVNSKISKEGGKYYINATITNPASSPSVAFAIRVQAVRKSNGEQILPALMNDNYFSLMRGEGRNIKIEFDADVLGNDSPVLLVQPYNDPVKEE from the coding sequence ATGATCTGTGCTTTTGCCTGCACAAAAGTATCGGCACAGGAGGCTGTTTACCTCAACAGTTCCAACCCGCAAACCAGCTGGAAGGTAAAAGCCCAGGCCGAGGTTGGCGCGGATAGCGTTAATATTTACAAACCCCGGTACAATGATGCTAATTGGGTTAAAGGCGTGGTGCCGGGTACCGTTTTCAATGCCTACGTGGTAGCCGGATTGGAAAAAGACCCCAACTTTGGCGATAACATCTACAAGGTTGACAAAGCCAAATATGATCGTAACTTTTGGTATCGTACCGAGTTCAACATCCCCGCCAATTTTAACAAAGAAAAGATCTGGCTTAACTTTAAAGGCATTAACAAAAAGGCCGAGATATACCTGAACGGTAAACTATTAGGGATGCTTGATGGCTTTATGCAGCGTGGTAATTACGATGTTACCGCTTTGGTGAGCAGAAATACGCCTAATGTGTTGGCGGTGTTGGTTTACTGTCCGCATAATCCGTTGGTTAATTACGAGAGTCCAACTTATATCCCGTCTGCAAGCTGGGATTGGATGCCATATGTACCCGGACTAAACTCAGGTATTACTGATAAAGTTTACATGACAAATACAGGCAGTATCACCCTAAAAGATCCCTGGATCCGTACCGATTTGCCTACCAATGCGAGGGCGGATGTATCCATTGAGGTAGGGGTTAAGAACAGTACATCTAAATTTCAAACAGGGATGTTAACCGGAGTAATTCAACCGGGCAATATTGAGTTCTCGCAAAAAGTATTTGTGGGTGGTAACAGCACTGCCGAAGTAAAACTTGATAAAAAACGTTTCGAAGCCCTCGCCATCAGCAGCCCTAAACTATGGTGGCCAAACGGTTACGGCGAGCCAAATTTATATACCTGTAAACTCAGTCTTAAAATAGGCGATGAGGTATCGGATAGCCAAACTATCAAATTCGGCATTAAAAAATACAGTTATGATACTGTTGGTAATGTGCTGCATTTATCAGTAAATGGCACCCGCATATTTTTAAAAGGAGGCAACTGGGGCATGGCCGAGTATATGTTACGCTGTCGCGGCAACGAGTACGATACCAAGCTAAAGCTGCACCGCGAAATGAATTTCAACATCGTGCGTAACTGGATAGGTTCTACCACTGATGATGAATTTTACGAAGCCTGCGATAAATATGGGATGATGGTTTGGGATGATTTCTGGTTGAATTCGATACCTAATTTGCCCAACGATGTCAATAACTTTAACGTAAATGCCATCGAAAAAATCAAGCGTTTCCGCAACCACCCCTCCATTGCCATCTGGTGTGGGGATAATGAGGGTACACCCATGGCCCCGCTTAACGGCTGGCTGGCCGAAGATATCCGCAATTATGATGGCGGCGACAGGTATTATCAACCCAACTCGCACGCGGGTAACTTAACAGGCAGCGGTCCGTGGACAAATTTCGATCCGCGCTGGTATTTCAGCAGATATCCTAATGGCTTCGGTGGTTCGCCGGGTTGGGGTTTACGTAGCGAGATCGGTACGGCAGTATTTACTAATTACGATAGCTTTAAAAAGTTTATGCCAAAGGATAAAATGTGGCCTCGCAACGAGATGTGGAACCTGCATTTCTTTGGCCCATCGGCAGGTAATGCCGGGCCGGATAGGTACGATGATGGCATCAATAAACGTTATGGAACAGCCACCGGCATCCAGGATTATTGCCGCAAAGCCCAACTGCTCAACATCGAAACCAACAAAGCCATGTACGAGGGCTGGGAAGATAATATGTGGGAAGATGCATCGGGCATTATGACCTGGATGAGCCAGTCGGCCTACCCATCGCTGGTATGGCAAACTTATGATTACTACTATGATTTAACAGGGGCGTACTGGGGAGCTAAAAAAGCCTCCGAGCCGCTGCACATCCAATGGAACCCGGTAAACAATTCCGTAAAAGTGATCAATACTACAGGGCTTAATGTAAACGATTTGATTGCCGATGTACAGGTGTACAATACCGATGGCAAACCGGTTGCTGATTATCATCAAAGCAAACCAATAGATGCAATTGCCAATGCTGCTGTTAACTGTTTTACTATCAAATTTAAAGAAGAGCATACCAACCTCGCCCTTAATAAACCCACCGTGGCATCGTCATTTGAAAACATGGAAGCCGCCTTAGCTACCGATGGCAACAGCGGCAGCCGCTGGGCCAGCAGGCAAAATGATAATGAATGGATTTATGTCGATCTGGGCAGCGTGCAGACCGTAAATGGCGTAAAACTAAAATGGGAAGAAGCTTTCGGTAAAGCTTTCAAAATCCAGGTATCCAACGATGCCAAACAATGGCGTGATGTATATGATACCGAAGATGGACACACCGGCGTGCAGCAAATTACTTTTGATGAAACCAAAGCCCGTTATGTAAAAATGCAGGGCGTACGCCGAGGTTCGGGCTGGGGATATTCGCTGTGGGATTTTGAAGTGTACGGCGGCGAACCTAAAAGCAACGGCCTGAGTGATGTGCACTTTATCAAACTAAAACTGACCGATAAAACAGGCAAACTGATATCTGATAACTTTTACTGGCGGGGTAACAAACGCACCGATTTTACGGCTTTGAATAAGTTGCCGAAGGTTGACCTGAAGGTAAACTCAAAGATTAGTAAGGAAGGAGGGAAATATTACATTAATGCAACCATCACTAATCCGGCTTCATCACCATCGGTAGCGTTTGCCATCAGGGTGCAGGCGGTTAGGAAAAGCAACGGTGAGCAGATTTTACCTGCCTTAATGAATGATAACTATTTTTCACTGATGAGGGGCGAGGGTAGAAATATCAAAATTGAGTTTGATGCGGATGTGTTGGGGAATGATAGCCCGGTGTTGTTGGTGCAGCCTTATAATGATCCGGTGAAGGAGGAGTAA
- the fucP gene encoding L-fucose:H+ symporter permease, which produces MSTQPKFTERQYLVVLVFVTSLFLMWGISMTLGDSLNKHFQNVLHISKSRSAYVQLSIFGAYFFMGIPAGLFMKRFGYKNGVLMGLALYAAGAFLFVPAADSESFTFFRIALFILACGMATLETVAHPFVAALGDQRTSDQRINFAQAFNGVGGFIGPLLGSVILAKGQEHSNDLVAVKHLYIIIGLVVAAVALSFSFIKVPPISDPHVIDDDAYAVAGAEKADVKLFKQKHFLFAVIAQLFNVAAQGGTWAFFINYGAEVVHISDSKAALFFSGSMVMMMIGRFVGTALMRFIKPYKLLSIFAAGNILMCLIVAQGLGWVSFIALLFINFFFSIMFPTIFSLGLKDLGPKTQQGSSFIVMGVVGGGLFPLAMGLIANQSVAHAYYLPIICYLVIFAFGFSYPKLNKKSA; this is translated from the coding sequence ATGAGTACCCAACCTAAATTTACCGAACGCCAGTACCTGGTGGTATTAGTATTTGTAACCTCACTTTTTTTAATGTGGGGCATCTCCATGACCCTTGGCGATTCGCTTAATAAACATTTTCAAAATGTGTTGCACATCTCCAAATCGCGCTCTGCTTATGTACAGTTGTCAATTTTTGGGGCTTACTTTTTTATGGGAATCCCTGCCGGTTTGTTCATGAAACGGTTTGGATATAAAAATGGAGTGCTGATGGGCCTGGCTCTTTATGCCGCCGGCGCTTTCCTGTTTGTACCGGCTGCCGACTCGGAATCGTTCACTTTTTTCAGGATAGCTTTATTTATACTGGCCTGCGGTATGGCTACTTTAGAAACGGTGGCACACCCCTTCGTAGCAGCCCTCGGCGATCAGCGCACCAGCGATCAGCGCATTAATTTTGCCCAGGCTTTCAATGGCGTGGGCGGTTTTATTGGTCCGCTGTTAGGTAGCGTGATATTGGCAAAGGGGCAGGAGCACTCTAACGATCTGGTGGCGGTTAAACACCTCTATATTATCATAGGCCTTGTAGTAGCGGCCGTGGCACTTTCTTTTTCGTTTATCAAAGTGCCGCCAATTTCTGATCCGCATGTTATTGATGACGATGCTTATGCAGTAGCAGGGGCCGAAAAAGCGGATGTGAAACTCTTTAAGCAAAAACACTTTTTGTTTGCCGTGATAGCCCAACTGTTTAATGTGGCTGCACAGGGCGGCACGTGGGCCTTTTTTATCAATTATGGCGCTGAGGTGGTACATATTTCCGATTCGAAGGCCGCATTGTTTTTTTCGGGAAGCATGGTGATGATGATGATTGGCCGGTTTGTAGGTACCGCTTTAATGCGCTTTATCAAGCCATATAAGTTGTTATCCATATTCGCGGCTGGTAATATCCTGATGTGTTTAATTGTAGCGCAGGGGCTGGGATGGGTGTCGTTCATCGCTTTGCTGTTTATCAATTTCTTTTTTAGTATTATGTTCCCAACTATATTTAGTTTGGGTTTGAAAGATCTGGGGCCGAAAACACAGCAAGGTTCATCATTCATTGTAATGGGGGTTGTTGGTGGTGGTTTGTTTCCGCTGGCGATGGGTTTAATAGCTAACCAGAGCGTGGCTCATGCTTATTATTTACCAATTATCTGCTACCTGGTTATATTTGCTTTCGGGTTTAGCTATCCTAAGTTGAATAAGAAGTCGGCATAA
- a CDS encoding LacI family DNA-binding transcriptional regulator translates to MNKKLSIVDIANALNVSKTTISFILNGRAQEKRIGSDLVEKVMKYVEEVGYKPNSLAKSLRTGKSNTIGLMVEDISNPFFASIARLIEDRAYKNGYKIIYCSTDNDTNKTKDLITMFRDRHVDGYIIAPPEGIEKEIESLINDGLPVVLFDRHLPYVNTDFIEINNLFSTYNATKHLIEQGFKNIAFVTFASQQTQMLDRVKGYHDAMKSEGLKANIKEIVFNQNEEMIMKPLREFIKTNPAIDAILFGTNHIGTCGLKVMQELDKKAPTDIAVISFDDYDVFALHSPPVTAIAQPVEEIADNVISVLLEKLNNKLSFNKSQSVILKTELKIRKSSVKSR, encoded by the coding sequence GTGAACAAGAAATTATCTATCGTTGATATAGCGAACGCGTTAAACGTATCTAAAACTACCATTTCCTTTATTTTAAACGGTCGCGCCCAGGAAAAGCGCATTGGCTCCGACCTGGTTGAAAAGGTAATGAAATACGTGGAAGAGGTAGGGTATAAGCCAAATTCGCTGGCCAAGAGTTTGCGTACCGGCAAATCGAATACCATTGGTTTGATGGTTGAAGATATTTCCAACCCCTTTTTTGCCAGCATAGCCCGCTTAATTGAGGACAGGGCCTATAAAAACGGCTATAAAATCATTTATTGCAGTACCGATAACGACACCAATAAAACCAAAGATCTGATCACCATGTTCAGAGACAGGCATGTTGACGGCTACATCATAGCTCCACCCGAAGGTATTGAAAAGGAGATCGAATCGCTCATCAACGATGGTTTGCCGGTGGTATTGTTCGACAGGCATTTACCTTATGTAAATACCGATTTTATCGAAATTAATAACCTGTTCAGTACCTATAACGCTACCAAACATCTTATTGAACAGGGGTTTAAGAATATCGCTTTTGTAACCTTCGCGTCGCAGCAAACCCAGATGCTGGATAGGGTAAAGGGCTATCATGATGCCATGAAAAGCGAAGGATTGAAAGCCAATATCAAAGAGATTGTTTTTAACCAGAACGAGGAGATGATCATGAAGCCCCTTCGCGAGTTTATCAAAACCAATCCCGCAATCGATGCCATACTGTTCGGTACCAACCATATAGGTACCTGCGGTTTAAAAGTAATGCAGGAGCTGGATAAAAAAGCCCCTACAGATATCGCGGTAATCTCCTTTGATGATTATGATGTTTTTGCCCTCCATTCGCCACCGGTAACTGCTATAGCACAGCCGGTTGAAGAAATTGCTGATAATGTGATCAGTGTGTTGCTGGAGAAATTGAATAACAAATTGTCCTTCAATAAATCGCAATCGGTTATTTTGAAAACGGAGTTGAAGATCAGGAAATCGTCGGTTAAAAGTCGCTGA
- a CDS encoding alpha-L-rhamnosidase C-terminal domain-containing protein, translating to MKPYLLSILLMLALLPARKTFAQTPEAENSSRQWNAQWIAVPGDNGTSYGVFYFRKSINLALKPASFKVHVSADNRYKLYVNGKLVSLGPARGDTYYWNYETVDLAPYLSAGENTVAALVWNEGQYSPAAQISYRTGFILQGNSPAEEVLNTNNTWKCMRDNGHTPVPGYFFAASKGEMVDFRQAVKGDWTATNYDDTLWRTADKVGDGRLKGTAWGIEWALVPSTLPAREMTYQRLQKLRAAVGADVPAVFPQQKAAVTIPANTTAVLLLDQTFETNAYVTLNFSGGKDAAMSLGYAESLYKKGSKGVIKGNRDEVEGKEFVARIDSLISDGSPGQSYTTLNFRTYRYIRLIVKTQNEPLIIDDLYGTFTGYPFKRSSVLNTDNTEINKMLDIGWRTARLNAWETYTDCPYYEQLQYIGDTRIQAMISYYNTSDNRLARNALTQMDHSRLPEGVTASCYPSRGTQVISPFSLWYIGMLHDYWMYRGDDDFIKNKLPGERGVLDFFSKYQQADGSLKNTPYWAFVDWAGNMWGEVKGKDGSAAIYDLQLLWAYQWAADMEVKIGLKDYANIYNQKAIQLKATIQRKYWDPAKKLYADTKEKNGYSQHVNSLAILTGMLNGAEMTTVAKRMLTDTSLTQCSVYFKYYLNMALVKAGLGNDYMNWLDIYRQNMAMGLTTWAEYSDINTSRSDCHAWGASPNIEFFRTVLGIDSYAPGFSKVKIEPHLGAFKNIGGEIPHPKGKVAADYKWENGKWLINISLPKGTTGVLVWKEKQYVLKAGSNSFKI from the coding sequence ATGAAACCTTACTTATTGTCAATATTACTCATGCTGGCTTTGTTGCCGGCGCGGAAAACTTTTGCCCAAACACCGGAAGCCGAAAATTCATCCAGGCAGTGGAATGCACAATGGATTGCTGTTCCGGGTGATAACGGCACCAGCTATGGCGTATTTTATTTTCGGAAAAGTATCAACCTCGCTTTGAAGCCTGCAAGCTTCAAAGTACATGTATCGGCAGATAACCGGTACAAACTCTACGTTAATGGCAAACTGGTATCACTTGGTCCGGCAAGGGGAGATACCTATTATTGGAACTATGAAACGGTTGATCTCGCACCATATTTATCTGCCGGGGAAAATACAGTAGCCGCCTTGGTGTGGAATGAAGGGCAATATAGCCCGGCGGCGCAAATCAGCTATCGTACAGGATTTATTTTACAGGGAAACTCTCCGGCCGAGGAGGTACTGAATACTAACAATACCTGGAAATGTATGCGCGATAACGGGCATACACCCGTGCCCGGTTACTTTTTTGCAGCCAGTAAAGGTGAAATGGTAGATTTCAGGCAGGCAGTTAAAGGCGATTGGACAGCAACTAATTACGATGACACCTTGTGGCGTACTGCCGATAAAGTAGGCGATGGCAGGCTTAAAGGCACTGCCTGGGGAATAGAATGGGCTTTGGTGCCATCAACCTTGCCTGCACGCGAAATGACCTATCAGCGGCTTCAGAAATTAAGGGCTGCGGTTGGTGCGGACGTGCCAGCGGTTTTTCCTCAGCAAAAAGCCGCTGTTACTATTCCTGCAAATACAACGGCGGTGCTTTTGCTCGATCAAACTTTTGAAACCAACGCTTATGTAACCCTCAATTTCAGCGGAGGAAAAGATGCTGCAATGTCGCTCGGTTATGCCGAATCGCTGTATAAAAAAGGAAGCAAAGGCGTTATTAAAGGCAACCGCGATGAGGTAGAAGGTAAGGAGTTTGTAGCAAGGATAGATAGTTTGATATCCGATGGCAGCCCGGGACAATCGTACACCACCTTAAATTTTCGCACCTATCGGTACATCAGGCTGATTGTGAAAACCCAAAACGAGCCGCTGATTATCGACGACTTGTACGGCACTTTTACCGGCTATCCCTTTAAACGGAGTTCGGTATTGAATACCGATAACACCGAGATCAACAAAATGCTGGATATTGGCTGGCGTACGGCGCGTCTCAATGCCTGGGAAACCTATACCGATTGTCCTTACTACGAGCAGTTGCAGTACATTGGCGATACCCGGATCCAGGCCATGATATCGTACTACAATACAAGCGATAACCGCCTCGCCCGAAATGCCCTTACCCAAATGGATCATTCGAGGCTCCCCGAAGGCGTAACGGCCAGTTGCTACCCCTCAAGAGGCACACAGGTGATCTCGCCATTTTCACTATGGTACATCGGCATGCTGCACGACTATTGGATGTACCGTGGCGACGACGATTTTATTAAAAACAAACTGCCCGGCGAAAGGGGAGTGCTTGATTTTTTCAGCAAATACCAGCAGGCCGATGGCTCATTAAAGAATACCCCATACTGGGCATTTGTTGATTGGGCCGGCAATATGTGGGGCGAGGTAAAAGGAAAAGACGGGAGTGCGGCTATCTACGATTTGCAATTACTTTGGGCCTACCAGTGGGCTGCCGATATGGAAGTAAAGATAGGTTTGAAAGACTACGCTAATATTTATAACCAGAAAGCGATTCAGCTAAAAGCTACTATTCAGCGTAAGTACTGGGATCCGGCTAAAAAACTATATGCCGATACCAAAGAAAAAAATGGTTATTCGCAACATGTAAACAGCCTCGCTATACTTACCGGTATGCTCAACGGCGCGGAGATGACTACGGTTGCCAAACGGATGCTTACCGATACCTCTTTAACCCAATGCTCGGTTTATTTTAAGTACTACCTCAACATGGCGCTGGTAAAAGCCGGTTTAGGTAATGATTATATGAACTGGCTGGATATTTACCGCCAAAATATGGCCATGGGCCTAACCACCTGGGCCGAGTATTCGGATATCAACACTTCCCGGTCTGATTGTCATGCCTGGGGCGCAAGTCCGAATATTGAATTTTTTCGCACGGTGTTGGGGATTGATAGTTATGCGCCGGGTTTCAGTAAGGTGAAGATTGAGCCTCATTTGGGTGCATTTAAAAATATTGGTGGAGAAATACCTCATCCTAAGGGCAAAGTTGCGGCCGATTATAAATGGGAGAATGGTAAATGGCTAATAAATATCAGTTTGCCGAAAGGAACTACTGGTGTGTTGGTTTGGAAAGAAAAGCAGTATGTTTTGAAAGCGGGCAGTAATTCGTTTAAGATTTAA
- a CDS encoding ligand-binding sensor domain-containing protein, producing MRLLIVFVFILLAGNLTSYSQTYIGQRETVNYEKKQYNAGTQNWKIIQDAQGRMYFANNEGVLVFDGAYWQLYPLPNKTIVWSIEFGKDKKLYAGGQDEFGYFSPGKNGLLQFTSLKNLLPKADRQFSDIWDIACYGDDVFFRSRNKIFRYHNGKINSYAPYSSWLSLGSYQKQLIAHDEQRGIATFKNGNWQTLIDKKNLPGGFFITGITAINKDSSLVTTAKNGIYILSGNKLSSWNINGFGIDNHEHFSGVVMLGDGTYLIGTYANGVYQVNKRGNVIENMSKKEGLQNSNVRSMFMDNNHNVWLGLDNGIDFIAYNNAVKHINLAAFKDGGGFSVAAFDHKLYFALSNGIYELPALNNIDLSYTPNNFRALSQILSWNLSVVDNKLLAGADDGAYQIINGKLQAIDKSSGYWVYRSLKLNGAGYIASGNYNGVRLFSDSNNTLINKGSVNNTYRESARFVEIDDDNNIWTSHPYRGVYRLVPGASKLRVYTQADGLPSTLDNFVFKIKGKVVIATQKGIYEYNKTTDKFNISAQYKNVFGTLGLRYLKEDPSGNIWFVQEKNIGVADYSGPKPTIIYIPELSRRILSGFENVFPVNENNIFVGGENGFYHINYARYKQNIHPLKTYIRKAKANAGADSLLFGGYFGNVNDDNKQTADAMPSLSFIWNSLHFEYSTPVFEEQSNIEYSYYLVGFDKEWSEWSKKTEKDYTNLSAGSYTFKVRARNHHDNISPEAVYSFTINPPWYQSVLAYIIYLGIFAYLIYYFYRLQEKRHIRNNEKRLLAQQQKNEEEQRQMAYQHQIKLERSEKELVKLKNEKLESEIEFKNSELASTAMNLVQKKEFLVKVKEELQRLHKSGKEVVETSEIKKLLRLLTEENKINEEWEQFSMHFNKVHADFLTVIKDRYPTINQQELKLCAYLIMNLSSKEIAQLMAISVRGVEISRYRLRKKLQIPTEVNLFEFLFEIQRECMK from the coding sequence ATGCGTTTACTTATTGTTTTTGTTTTCATACTGCTTGCGGGCAACCTAACCTCGTATTCCCAAACCTATATTGGCCAGCGGGAAACGGTTAACTATGAAAAAAAACAATACAACGCAGGCACCCAAAACTGGAAGATCATCCAAGACGCGCAGGGCCGCATGTACTTTGCCAATAACGAAGGCGTGCTGGTTTTTGACGGAGCTTACTGGCAACTTTACCCGCTGCCCAATAAAACTATTGTATGGTCGATTGAATTTGGAAAGGATAAAAAGCTGTACGCAGGCGGGCAGGACGAGTTCGGGTATTTTTCGCCCGGGAAGAATGGCTTGCTGCAATTTACTTCGCTAAAAAATCTGTTGCCAAAAGCCGATCGGCAGTTTTCGGATATTTGGGATATTGCCTGTTATGGTGATGATGTTTTCTTCCGGTCAAGGAACAAAATCTTCAGATATCATAACGGGAAAATAAATTCGTACGCGCCTTACTCGTCATGGCTTTCATTAGGATCATACCAAAAACAACTGATAGCCCATGATGAGCAGCGTGGCATTGCCACTTTTAAAAACGGGAACTGGCAAACACTGATTGATAAAAAGAACCTACCCGGAGGCTTTTTCATTACCGGCATTACAGCTATCAATAAAGATTCGAGCCTGGTTACTACAGCAAAAAACGGCATCTATATACTAAGCGGTAATAAACTAAGCAGTTGGAATATCAATGGCTTCGGGATTGATAATCATGAGCATTTTTCGGGCGTGGTGATGTTGGGCGATGGGACTTACTTGATAGGCACTTACGCCAATGGTGTTTACCAGGTAAACAAGCGGGGGAATGTAATTGAAAACATGTCCAAAAAAGAAGGGCTCCAAAACAGCAACGTGCGCAGCATGTTTATGGATAATAACCATAATGTTTGGCTGGGCCTTGATAACGGTATCGACTTCATCGCCTATAATAATGCTGTGAAACATATCAACCTGGCGGCGTTCAAAGATGGCGGCGGGTTCTCGGTAGCAGCTTTTGATCATAAGCTGTACTTCGCGCTCTCTAACGGGATTTATGAGCTACCTGCGCTTAATAATATCGATTTGAGTTATACCCCCAACAATTTCAGGGCCCTATCGCAGATCCTTTCCTGGAACCTTTCGGTGGTGGACAACAAATTACTCGCCGGGGCCGATGACGGGGCTTACCAGATTATAAATGGTAAGCTGCAAGCTATAGATAAAAGTTCGGGGTACTGGGTTTACCGGTCGCTTAAGTTAAATGGGGCCGGATATATTGCCTCGGGCAATTACAATGGTGTGCGCTTGTTTAGCGATTCAAATAACACGCTCATTAATAAAGGGAGCGTAAATAACACTTATAGAGAATCGGCTCGCTTTGTGGAGATTGATGATGACAACAATATCTGGACTTCACACCCGTATCGCGGTGTTTATAGATTGGTTCCGGGAGCGTCGAAATTGCGTGTTTACACCCAGGCCGATGGATTACCTTCAACGCTTGATAATTTTGTATTTAAGATAAAAGGCAAGGTGGTGATAGCCACGCAAAAAGGCATCTATGAGTACAACAAAACAACCGATAAGTTCAATATCTCTGCCCAATATAAAAACGTATTCGGCACATTGGGCTTAAGGTACCTGAAAGAAGATCCATCAGGCAATATCTGGTTTGTGCAGGAAAAGAACATCGGCGTAGCCGATTATTCGGGCCCTAAACCAACTATCATCTACATCCCCGAACTAAGCCGCAGGATCTTGAGCGGTTTTGAAAATGTATTTCCGGTAAATGAGAACAATATTTTTGTTGGCGGCGAGAATGGTTTTTACCATATCAACTACGCCCGGTATAAACAAAACATCCATCCGCTTAAAACTTATATACGCAAGGCAAAAGCAAACGCTGGTGCCGATAGCTTGTTATTTGGAGGGTATTTTGGCAATGTAAATGACGATAACAAACAAACGGCCGATGCCATGCCATCCTTAAGTTTCATTTGGAACTCGCTTCATTTTGAATATTCCACACCGGTATTTGAAGAGCAATCTAACATAGAATACAGTTATTATTTGGTTGGCTTTGATAAGGAGTGGTCGGAGTGGTCAAAGAAAACGGAGAAGGATTATACCAACTTATCGGCTGGCAGCTATACGTTTAAAGTAAGGGCGCGTAATCATCATGATAATATTTCGCCCGAGGCTGTTTATTCGTTCACTATCAACCCGCCATGGTACCAAAGCGTGTTGGCTTATATTATTTATCTGGGGATATTCGCTTACCTCATTTATTACTTTTATCGCCTGCAGGAAAAACGGCACATTCGCAACAACGAGAAACGTCTCCTCGCGCAGCAACAAAAAAATGAAGAAGAACAACGCCAGATGGCCTATCAGCACCAGATAAAACTGGAACGATCTGAAAAAGAACTGGTAAAACTCAAAAACGAAAAACTGGAAAGCGAGATTGAGTTTAAAAATTCCGAACTGGCCTCGACGGCCATGAACCTGGTGCAGAAAAAGGAGTTCCTGGTTAAAGTGAAGGAAGAGCTGCAACGGCTGCACAAATCAGGCAAAGAGGTGGTTGAAACATCCGAGATTAAAAAACTACTGCGCCTGCTTACCGAAGAGAATAAGATTAACGAGGAATGGGAGCAGTTTAGCATGCACTTTAATAAAGTACACGCCGATTTTTTAACCGTTATTAAAGACCGCTACCCAACCATCAATCAACAGGAACTGAAGCTTTGCGCTTATCTCATCATGAATTTATCCAGCAAGGAGATAGCACAGTTAATGGCCATCTCGGTGCGTGGAGTGGAAATTAGCAGGTATCGCTTACGCAAAAAGCTGCAAATTCCTACCGAGGTTAATTTGTTTGAGTTTTTGTTTGAGATACAGCGGGAGTGTATGAAATAA